One window of Pseudomonas sp. FP198 genomic DNA carries:
- a CDS encoding NRDE family protein, giving the protein MCLIVFAWRPGHAQPLIVAANRDEFYARPTLPLAQWPDAPHVHAGRDLEAGGTWLGVGAGGRFAALTNIRDPGQLPAFKSRGELVARFLTGNLSIVDYLSEIVPRAAEYGGFNLLLGDGVELWHYNARDTRPQALAEGIYGLSNAGLNTPWPKLLKARTALSEVLHDPQPQALLALLSDPQPAPVAELPDTGVGLSTEMLLSSVFIASPAYGTRASTALIVNADGTRQMVERSFGPHGGHLGEVELLV; this is encoded by the coding sequence ATGTGCCTGATCGTATTTGCCTGGCGGCCCGGCCACGCCCAGCCGCTGATCGTGGCGGCCAACCGCGACGAGTTCTATGCGCGCCCGACGCTGCCACTGGCGCAATGGCCTGACGCGCCGCACGTGCATGCCGGTCGCGACCTGGAAGCGGGCGGCACCTGGCTCGGGGTCGGCGCCGGGGGCCGCTTTGCCGCGCTGACCAACATCCGCGACCCGGGCCAGCTCCCGGCGTTCAAGTCCCGCGGCGAACTGGTGGCGCGGTTCCTGACCGGGAATCTGTCGATCGTCGATTATCTGAGCGAAATCGTGCCGCGCGCCGCCGAGTACGGTGGCTTCAACCTGTTATTGGGCGACGGCGTCGAACTCTGGCACTACAACGCACGCGATACACGCCCGCAGGCGTTGGCCGAAGGGATCTACGGATTGTCCAACGCCGGGTTGAACACGCCCTGGCCGAAATTGCTCAAGGCCCGGACGGCGTTGAGTGAGGTGCTGCATGACCCGCAACCCCAAGCGCTGCTGGCGCTGTTGAGCGATCCGCAACCGGCCCCGGTGGCCGAGCTGCCGGACACCGGCGTGGGACTGTCCACGGAAATGCTGCTGTCGAGCGTGTTCATCGCCAGCCCGGCCTACGGGACGCGGGCGAGCACGGCGCTGATCGTTAATGCTGACGGGACGCGGCAGATGGTCGAGCGCAGTTTCGGGCCGCATGGGGGGCATTTGGGGGAGGTGGAGCTGCTCGTTTAA
- a CDS encoding sulfite exporter TauE/SafE family protein codes for MEFLLYLLLGACAGVLAGLFGVGGGMIIVPVLVFSFTLQGFDPQVLTHLAVGTSLASIIFTSVNAVREHHRKGAVRWQIFTWMTVGILIGAGFGAITAEAISGPHLQKIIGVFAMLVALQLALDFKPKASRTVPGKVGLGLAGTVVGWASAIFGIGGGSLTVPFLTWRSVPMQQAVATSSACGLPIALVSALSFMILGWQDPLLPPHSLGFVYLPALLGIALTSMIFARFGARLAHRLSPRLLKRLFAALLFSVGLSFLL; via the coding sequence GTGGAATTTCTGCTTTATCTGCTGCTCGGCGCCTGTGCCGGTGTACTCGCCGGGCTATTTGGCGTCGGCGGCGGGATGATCATCGTCCCGGTGCTGGTGTTCAGTTTCACCTTGCAGGGTTTCGACCCGCAGGTGTTGACGCACCTGGCTGTCGGTACGTCCCTGGCATCGATCATCTTTACCTCGGTGAATGCCGTACGCGAGCATCACCGCAAAGGCGCGGTGCGCTGGCAGATCTTTACCTGGATGACCGTCGGGATCCTGATCGGTGCCGGTTTCGGCGCCATTACCGCCGAAGCGATCTCCGGCCCGCATCTGCAAAAAATCATCGGCGTATTCGCCATGCTCGTGGCCCTGCAACTGGCGCTGGATTTCAAGCCGAAGGCCAGCCGTACCGTGCCGGGCAAGGTCGGATTGGGCCTGGCCGGCACGGTTGTCGGCTGGGCCTCGGCGATTTTCGGTATCGGCGGCGGTTCGCTGACCGTACCGTTCCTGACCTGGCGCAGCGTGCCGATGCAACAAGCGGTGGCGACTTCGTCGGCCTGCGGGCTGCCCATCGCCCTGGTCAGTGCGTTAAGTTTCATGATTCTGGGGTGGCAGGATCCGCTGTTGCCGCCCCATAGTCTCGGTTTTGTATATTTGCCGGCACTGCTGGGCATCGCCCTGACGAGCATGATTTTCGCCCGTTTCGGCGCGCGACTGGCCCATCGCCTGTCGCCGCGCTTGCTCAAGCGGCTATTCGCCGCTTTGTTGTTCAGTGTGGGCTTGAGTTTCCTGCTCTGA
- the lgt gene encoding prolipoprotein diacylglyceryl transferase: MLPYPQIDPVALAIGPLKIHWYGLMYLIGIGGAWWLASRRLNRFDPTWNREKLSDLVFWLSMGVIVGGRLGYVLFYDLSAYLANPTLIFEVWKGGMSFHGGFIGVMLAALWFGKRNNKSFFELMDFVAPMVPIGLGAGRIGNFINAELWGKPTDVPWAMVFPPFSDPAQLPRHPSQLYQFALEGVALFLILWLFSRKPRPTMAVSGMFALFYGIFRFIVEFVRVPDAQLGYLAWNWLTMGQVLCLPMIIGGLALIWLAYNRAPAAAAKV; this comes from the coding sequence ATGCTGCCTTACCCGCAGATCGATCCGGTTGCCCTGGCCATCGGCCCGCTGAAAATCCACTGGTACGGTCTCATGTACCTGATCGGTATCGGTGGTGCCTGGTGGCTGGCCTCGCGCCGGCTCAACCGGTTTGACCCGACCTGGAACAGAGAGAAGCTCTCGGACCTGGTGTTCTGGCTGTCCATGGGCGTGATCGTTGGCGGACGCCTGGGTTATGTACTGTTCTACGATTTGAGCGCCTACCTGGCCAACCCGACGCTGATCTTTGAAGTCTGGAAGGGCGGCATGTCGTTCCACGGAGGCTTCATCGGCGTGATGCTGGCGGCGCTGTGGTTCGGCAAGCGCAACAACAAGTCGTTTTTCGAACTGATGGACTTCGTCGCACCGATGGTGCCGATCGGCCTGGGCGCCGGGCGCATCGGCAATTTCATCAACGCCGAGCTGTGGGGCAAGCCGACGGACGTGCCGTGGGCGATGGTCTTCCCGCCGTTCAGCGACCCGGCCCAACTGCCGCGCCACCCGTCGCAGCTGTACCAGTTCGCCCTGGAAGGCGTGGCACTGTTCCTGATTCTCTGGTTGTTCTCGCGCAAGCCGCGGCCGACCATGGCGGTGTCGGGCATGTTTGCGCTGTTCTACGGGATCTTCCGTTTCATCGTCGAGTTCGTCCGCGTACCGGACGCCCAGCTCGGCTATCTGGCGTGGAACTGGCTGACCATGGGCCAGGTGCTATGCCTGCCGATGATCA